A DNA window from Mastomys coucha isolate ucsf_1 unplaced genomic scaffold, UCSF_Mcou_1 pScaffold21, whole genome shotgun sequence contains the following coding sequences:
- the LOC116102081 gene encoding zinc finger protein 120-like: protein MLETYRNLIAIGYYGEEHNIEEHHQSTRRYGRHERSHAGEKPCEYTQCDKAFTYHTHLQMHERIQTQEKFSEGFQHSEALASFLKPSYLRLHERTHTEEKPYECNQCDKAFAHHSTLSFHKRTHTGEKPYKCNQCDKAYSQPNTLRIHKITHTGEKPYKCNQCGKSFVSQSHLQTHERIHTGEKPYKCNQCDKAFSRPRYLQRHERAHTGKKPYECNQCGKAFVYHSTLHLHKRTHTGEKPYECNQCGKAFAQNSHLQIHKVIHTGEKLYKCNQCDKAFSQRSHLQIHKRTHTGEKPYKCNQCDKAYAQHNSLIIHTRTHTGEKPYECKQCGKALAHYSTLQYHKKIHSEETL from the exons atgctggaAACCTACAGGAACCTCATTGCTATAG GCTACTATGGGGAAGAACATAATATTGAAGAGCATCATCAAAGTACTAGAAGATATGGAAG GCATGAAAGAAGTCATgctggagagaaaccctgtgaATATACACAATGTGATAAAGCTTTTACATATCACACTCATCTTCAAATGCATGAAAGAATTCAAACTCAAGAGAAATTCTCTGAAGGCTTTCAACATAGTGAAGCCCTTGCAT cctttttAAAACCCAGTTATCTTCGACTACATGAAAGAACACATACtgaagagaaaccctatgaatgtaatcaatgtgataaagcctttgcaCATCACTCTACTTTGAGTTTCCATAAAAGAAcgcatactggagagaaaccctacaaatgtaatcaatgtgataaagcctaTTCACAACCAAATACTCTccgaatacataaaataacacatactggagagaaaccttataaatgtaatcagtgtggtaaaTCATTTGTATCTCAAAGTCATCTTCAAActcatgaaagaattcatactggagagaaaccttacaaatgtaatcaatgtgataaagccttttcaCGACCTAGAtatcttcaaagacatgaaagagCACATACTGGgaagaaaccctatgaatgtaatcaatgtggtaaagcctttgtatATCACTCAACTTTGCATTtgcataaaagaacacacactggagagaaaccatatgaatgtaatcaatgtggtaaagcctttgcacaaaacagtcatcttcaaatacataaagtaatacatactggagagaaactctACAAATGTAATCAGTGTGATAAAGCATTTTCACAACGGAGTCatctccaaatacataaaagaacacatactggagagaaaccttacaaatgtaatcaatgtgataaagcctaTGCACAACACAATAGTCTCATAATACATACAAggacacatactggagagaaaccctatgaatgtaagcaGTGTGGTAAAGCCTTAGCACATTACAGTACTCTCCAATATCATAAAAAGATTCATAGTgaagaaaccctatga